Proteins encoded together in one Pontiella desulfatans window:
- a CDS encoding O-acetylhomoserine aminocarboxypropyltransferase/cysteine synthase family protein, producing the protein MSKLETKCLHAGYTPEATTKSQAVPLYRTAAYRFDSTEHAANLFALKELGNIYTRLMNPTTDVLEQRIAALEGGAAALALASGTSAIFYSIINLAQAGDEIVSANNLYGGTYTQFNDILPSMGINVKFVDPSDPKNFEAAINEKTKAVFCETIGNPALELVDLQGIADVAHAHGIPLIVDSTFTTPALLRPLEHGADIVVHSLTKWLGGHGTAIGGAVVDSGKFDWTTGKHPLLSEPDPSYHDIRYATDLGDLAPLAYILRMRLVPLRNLGACISPDNAWMALQGIETLGLRMERHSENGLAVAERLKKSDKVEWVKYAGYDDKASTYLPNGAGGMVVFEIKGGEEAGRKFIEALELFSHLANVGDAKSLAIHPASTTHSQLTAEQQAGGGITPGLIRLSVGLEHIDDILSDIDQALAKI; encoded by the coding sequence ATGAGCAAACTGGAAACGAAATGCCTGCACGCCGGCTACACCCCGGAAGCCACCACGAAATCGCAAGCCGTTCCGCTGTACCGGACGGCGGCCTACCGCTTCGACAGCACCGAACATGCGGCCAACCTATTCGCCCTGAAAGAGCTAGGCAACATCTACACCCGTCTGATGAATCCGACCACCGACGTGCTTGAGCAGCGCATTGCCGCGCTTGAAGGCGGCGCGGCCGCCCTCGCCCTCGCTTCCGGCACCAGCGCCATCTTCTACAGCATCATCAACCTGGCGCAGGCAGGCGACGAGATTGTTTCGGCCAACAATCTCTATGGCGGCACCTACACGCAGTTCAACGACATCCTCCCCTCCATGGGCATCAACGTGAAATTCGTTGATCCGTCCGATCCAAAAAACTTTGAAGCGGCGATCAACGAAAAGACCAAGGCGGTCTTCTGCGAAACCATCGGCAATCCCGCGCTGGAACTGGTCGATCTCCAAGGCATTGCCGACGTGGCGCACGCCCACGGCATTCCGCTGATTGTCGACTCGACCTTCACCACCCCCGCCCTGCTGCGCCCGCTTGAACACGGCGCGGACATCGTGGTGCATTCGCTCACCAAGTGGCTGGGCGGCCACGGCACCGCCATCGGCGGCGCGGTGGTCGATTCCGGCAAGTTCGATTGGACAACCGGCAAGCATCCGCTGCTCTCCGAGCCGGATCCGAGCTACCACGACATCCGCTACGCCACCGATCTCGGCGACCTGGCGCCGCTCGCCTACATTTTGCGCATGAGGCTCGTCCCGTTGCGCAACCTCGGCGCGTGCATTTCGCCGGACAACGCCTGGATGGCGCTGCAGGGCATCGAAACCCTCGGCCTGCGCATGGAGCGCCACTCCGAGAACGGTCTGGCTGTTGCCGAACGCCTGAAGAAGAGCGACAAGGTCGAGTGGGTCAAGTATGCGGGTTATGATGATAAGGCTTCAACCTACCTGCCCAACGGAGCCGGCGGCATGGTGGTCTTCGAGATCAAGGGCGGCGAAGAAGCCGGCCGCAAGTTTATCGAAGCCCTCGAACTCTTCTCGCACCTGGCGAACGTTGGCGATGCCAAGAGCCTGGCGATCCACCCGGCCAGCACAACGCACTCGCAGCTCACCGCGGAGCAGCAGGCGGGCGGCGGAATCACCCCCGGTCTGATCCGCCTTTCCGTAGGGCTTGAACATATCGACGATATCCTGTCTGATATTGACCAAGCTCTGGCAAAGATCTAA
- the yaaA gene encoding peroxide stress protein YaaA, translated as MIVVLSPSKSMDMEPGKVAEFTQPAFLDQSQKLVSKVRKMSKAELMEFMAVSEKLADLNRQRFKDWQPPFTPANAKQAVLAFTGDVYDGLDASSLKKRDLTYAQNHLRILSGLYGLLKPLDLIQPYRLEMGRPLETRGAKNLYEFWKATVTEELNRTPGDLLVNLASNEYFKAIDKRTLDKPIVSPVFKDEKNGQFKIISFFAKKARGTMARFIIENRVKDADGLLNFKEDGYRYAAALSKPDAPCFTRPER; from the coding sequence ATGATCGTTGTTTTATCCCCCTCCAAAAGCATGGATATGGAACCGGGCAAGGTTGCCGAATTCACGCAACCGGCATTCCTCGACCAATCGCAGAAGCTGGTTTCCAAGGTGCGGAAAATGTCCAAGGCCGAGTTGATGGAGTTCATGGCGGTCAGCGAAAAACTGGCCGACCTCAACCGCCAGCGCTTCAAGGATTGGCAACCGCCCTTCACCCCCGCCAACGCCAAGCAGGCGGTGCTGGCCTTCACCGGCGATGTCTACGATGGGCTCGACGCGTCTTCGCTCAAGAAACGCGACCTGACCTATGCCCAAAACCACCTGCGCATCCTGTCCGGCCTATATGGTTTGCTGAAACCGCTCGACCTGATCCAGCCCTACCGCCTTGAAATGGGCCGTCCGCTCGAAACGCGCGGCGCAAAGAATCTCTACGAGTTCTGGAAGGCGACCGTCACCGAAGAACTCAACCGGACTCCGGGCGACCTGCTGGTCAACCTGGCCTCGAACGAATATTTCAAGGCCATCGACAAACGCACGCTCGACAAACCGATCGTCTCGCCGGTCTTCAAGGATGAAAAGAACGGCCAGTTCAAAATCATCAGCTTCTTCGCCAAGAAGGCGCGCGGCACCATGGCGCGCTTCATCATCGAAAACCGCGTGAAGGATGCCGATGGCCTGCTGAACTTCAAAGAGGACGGCTACCGTTACGCAGCCGCCCTCTCCAAACCGGACGCGCCCTGTTTCACGCGCCCGGAACGCTAG
- a CDS encoding TRAP transporter TatT component family protein — protein sequence MNAINPLLTSLVLFSLCGCISVPSPQTQQGAGHRHNASGSREAALSQINQATDAEQVDQAIEALEKVLEQDTTDLEILARLSNLYIFKGAAYETSVRKKKAAYVKALHFNEIAMMTSPEFRREIEAGKKTWDAVAVLDETYLPAMSFWVTALFYQFDECLNKTLKPFNLRWVRRAEQVLARAYALGPDWGGGQLHFTYGIYYLMPAIAGGDMEKSEAYFEKAVACGPDWLLNRWGRARYYYGKTGDRAAAMADLQWVLAQDAAQAPGPVFWNLYCQSDARELLEKLQ from the coding sequence ATGAATGCGATTAATCCTCTCCTCACCAGTTTAGTCCTGTTTTCGTTGTGCGGTTGCATTTCGGTTCCTTCCCCCCAAACCCAGCAGGGGGCCGGCCATCGGCACAACGCATCGGGTTCCCGCGAAGCAGCCCTTTCCCAGATCAACCAGGCCACCGATGCCGAACAGGTCGACCAAGCCATTGAGGCCTTGGAAAAAGTGCTGGAACAAGACACCACCGACCTCGAAATTTTGGCGAGGTTGAGCAACCTTTATATTTTCAAGGGGGCGGCCTACGAAACGAGCGTGCGCAAGAAAAAGGCAGCCTATGTCAAGGCGCTGCACTTTAACGAGATTGCCATGATGACGTCGCCGGAGTTCCGTCGGGAAATCGAAGCTGGAAAAAAAACGTGGGACGCCGTCGCCGTGCTCGATGAAACATATTTGCCCGCCATGAGTTTCTGGGTAACCGCGCTCTTTTATCAATTCGATGAATGCCTGAATAAAACGCTGAAACCTTTCAACCTGCGCTGGGTGCGCCGGGCGGAGCAGGTTCTGGCGCGGGCCTATGCGCTCGGTCCGGACTGGGGCGGCGGCCAGCTTCATTTCACCTATGGCATCTACTATCTCATGCCGGCCATTGCCGGCGGCGACATGGAAAAATCGGAAGCCTATTTTGAAAAGGCGGTGGCTTGCGGTCCGGACTGGTTGCTGAACCGCTGGGGCCGGGCGCGATACTACTATGGGAAGACCGGGGACCGCGCCGCCGCCATGGCCGACCTGCAATGGGTGCTAGCCCAGGATGCGGCGCAAGCCCCCGGCCCCGTTTTCTGGAACCTCTATTGCCAAAGCGACGCCCGCGAGTTGCTGGAAAAGCTACAGTAG
- the metX gene encoding homoserine O-acetyltransferase MetX has translation MEVRTQFFTYGADEESRLVLHDGTDFGPVTLAYETYGELNEAKDNAILVFHALTGSQHVAGFNPAVPGIGDRWTDECQPGWWDGFVGSGKAIDTDRFFVVCANFFGGCYGSTGPASINPERGKPYGGDFPQISFGDIVDSQLPLFDELGIARFHAVVGSSLGGLLTMNFATRYPEKVGRIIPVACGLHSTTLTRVHNLEQILSIENDPNFCNGHYYDGPAPLRGLALARMISHKTFVSLHDMEARMTDKCEQEQDEFSWYKIKTPLESYILHQGRKLVRRFDANTYLNLISGWSNFNLLLDSGCATYDDLFEGCRDQEYLVFSISSDVCFYPEEQEAIHLELVKAGVKSEYITVESDKGHDSFLIEPELYSASIKHMLEKE, from the coding sequence ATGGAAGTTAGAACACAGTTTTTCACCTACGGCGCAGACGAGGAATCGCGACTGGTGCTGCACGACGGCACCGACTTCGGCCCCGTTACACTCGCCTATGAAACCTACGGCGAACTGAACGAGGCCAAGGACAATGCGATCCTGGTCTTCCACGCGCTTACGGGATCCCAGCACGTTGCGGGTTTCAACCCCGCAGTTCCGGGCATCGGCGACCGATGGACGGACGAGTGCCAGCCCGGTTGGTGGGATGGGTTTGTCGGTTCCGGCAAAGCGATCGACACCGACCGGTTCTTCGTGGTGTGCGCAAACTTTTTCGGAGGTTGCTACGGCTCCACCGGCCCCGCCTCCATCAATCCGGAAAGAGGCAAACCCTACGGCGGCGACTTTCCGCAGATTTCCTTCGGCGACATTGTCGACTCGCAGCTCCCGCTGTTCGACGAGTTGGGCATTGCCCGTTTCCACGCGGTGGTCGGCTCCTCGCTGGGCGGATTGCTGACCATGAATTTCGCCACGCGCTATCCGGAAAAAGTCGGCCGCATCATTCCCGTGGCCTGCGGCCTGCACTCGACCACCCTCACGCGGGTGCACAACCTGGAGCAGATCCTCTCCATCGAAAACGACCCCAACTTCTGCAACGGGCACTACTATGACGGCCCCGCCCCGCTGCGCGGGCTGGCGCTGGCCCGCATGATTTCGCACAAGACCTTTGTCTCGCTGCACGACATGGAGGCGCGCATGACCGACAAGTGCGAACAGGAGCAGGACGAATTTTCATGGTACAAGATCAAGACGCCGCTCGAATCCTACATCCTCCACCAAGGGCGCAAGCTGGTGCGGCGCTTCGATGCCAACACCTACCTCAACCTGATTTCCGGATGGAGCAACTTCAACTTGCTGCTCGACTCGGGATGCGCCACCTACGACGACCTGTTTGAAGGCTGCCGCGATCAGGAATACCTCGTCTTCAGCATCAGCTCCGATGTCTGCTTCTATCCCGAGGAACAGGAAGCCATCCATCTAGAGCTGGTTAAGGCGGGCGTGAAATCGGAATATATTACGGTGGAATCCGACAAGGGCCACGACTCCTTCCTCATCGAACCCGAACTCTATTCCGCCTCCATAAAGCATATGCTTGAAAAAGAGTAG
- a CDS encoding M12 family metallo-peptidase, translated as MKTAIILNLMLGVALATWANEPPPSLFLGQGDAVMSAPMEAFAQRIHMRATTKRIRTAVLNRASLAADALTLNPFADTPMVADKTDIGFTGARNKTWLGNLRDGKGSVALIINGDRISGKIASMDGVFELYPMDDGAVAIVELDQSAFPSCGNDGSARPTRATSLPADAGDAVPDDGPQGDGALGDTPTANRIRILVAYTSSSQAKTLADYNRTMQEHIDLAIAESNQGYANSLVAARLQLACLYETGATETTAIENDVDNFQSNGDGFADEVHTLRNEYDADMCCLIVDGRDTAWCGWAYGFDYTSAANMFQCTTYSCATGNYSFIHEFGHCQGCRHDTDGTLTPFAYGHGFRQGNTTWRTIMAVTGGNSATRLNYWSNPAVNSPVSPTVAMGTAINGANFAQDNESALDDGDATVVNHQTTPVTSVALNGNTVNNDETADKIVTDTLTVGSFTANAGSRVRLISGNKVVLQPGFHARSGTETRIKIGSPLTN; from the coding sequence ATGAAAACTGCAATAATTCTTAATCTAATGCTGGGGGTTGCGCTGGCAACGTGGGCAAACGAGCCCCCTCCTTCGCTCTTCCTCGGGCAGGGCGATGCGGTGATGTCCGCGCCGATGGAAGCCTTCGCCCAGCGGATACACATGCGGGCCACCACCAAGCGCATCCGAACCGCCGTGCTGAACAGGGCTTCGTTGGCGGCCGATGCTCTAACACTGAACCCGTTTGCGGATACGCCCATGGTGGCCGACAAAACCGATATCGGTTTCACCGGGGCGCGGAACAAAACATGGCTCGGCAACCTGCGCGATGGCAAGGGCAGTGTGGCTCTGATCATCAACGGCGACCGGATTAGCGGGAAGATAGCCTCCATGGATGGGGTTTTCGAATTGTATCCCATGGACGATGGCGCAGTGGCCATCGTCGAGTTGGATCAATCGGCCTTCCCGTCGTGTGGCAACGACGGCTCCGCCCGGCCAACCCGGGCGACCAGCCTTCCGGCAGACGCCGGCGATGCGGTTCCCGACGATGGGCCGCAAGGCGATGGCGCCCTGGGCGATACGCCGACGGCCAACCGGATCCGGATCCTGGTGGCCTACACGTCCAGTAGCCAGGCCAAAACCTTGGCCGACTACAACCGCACGATGCAGGAGCATATCGACCTGGCGATCGCGGAGTCGAACCAGGGCTATGCCAACAGCCTTGTGGCGGCGCGGCTGCAGCTGGCCTGCCTCTACGAAACCGGAGCCACGGAAACCACCGCCATCGAGAACGATGTCGATAATTTCCAAAGCAACGGGGACGGGTTTGCCGACGAAGTGCACACGTTGCGGAACGAATACGATGCCGATATGTGCTGTCTGATCGTGGATGGCCGCGACACGGCCTGGTGTGGTTGGGCCTATGGTTTCGACTACACCTCCGCCGCCAACATGTTCCAGTGCACGACGTATAGTTGCGCCACCGGCAACTATTCGTTCATTCACGAGTTCGGGCACTGCCAGGGCTGCCGCCACGACACCGACGGCACCTTGACTCCGTTCGCCTACGGCCACGGTTTCCGGCAGGGGAACACCACCTGGCGCACCATCATGGCGGTCACGGGGGGCAACTCCGCCACACGGTTGAACTATTGGTCGAATCCCGCAGTCAACTCGCCGGTCTCGCCCACGGTCGCCATGGGCACCGCCATCAACGGCGCCAACTTTGCGCAGGACAACGAAAGCGCACTGGATGACGGCGATGCCACCGTGGTCAACCACCAGACCACGCCCGTCACTTCCGTGGCGCTGAACGGCAACACGGTGAACAACGACGAGACGGCCGATAAGATCGTGACCGATACGCTGACTGTAGGAAGCTTCACGGCCAATGCCGGTTCGCGTGTCCGCTTGATCTCCGGCAACAAGGTGGTGTTGCAGCCCGGCTTCCATGCCCGGAGCGGCACGGAAACCCGGATCAAAATCGGCAGTCCGCTGACCAACTGA
- a CDS encoding autotransporter outer membrane beta-barrel domain-containing protein: MSTRVQDGIRSGFKSAIVATAALFAGTCVYAQGTAFTYQGQLDDVGFPADGSYDLQFKVWDSSVGGGQVGGTLNQIGLPVDGGLFSTELDFGAVFNGADRWLEIGVQTNGGGGFTTLAPRTKFTSAPYAVRATIAASVAGGINDADSNPANELNTSVGLAGTTLQVTDAGGTKSVNLAALVNDADASAFNELNFSAGLTGSTLGITDAGGTLNVDLSPLVDDGDWAYFLGSGLSGSIYRSGDVALGQYTDPDGHGLNVQQYTGGHGAVRGADGSGGSVYAEGLLGVLSPTLAPVSFPVSTVVNAGVVGIKHDLGSDGAAVAGWNKDSGNVNYGAAFVADGAGTQNIALYARAENGAENLAGSFEGGVAVDGNMAIAGDASIDGLVVISNSLTVLELHAPSNPILEMHGGGDRKAWSQAYNDDLYIGTDQPGSIILYPDFTTALVANDSGQVGIGTASTFTELTVNGSVGFPNSTDPMLYINESGTFNAPRAVASHSPTYPGWGMFYDDTKDSFVFSSDSTNENAVAMEVAIGGDFVTINTRTRASGYELSVDGQIACEEVLVQDSGSWPDYVFEPDYNLRSLAEVEEHIKANKRLPGIPSAEIVAEEGLSIGQMQKRMMEKIEELTLYTIKQEKRIAELEARLVD; encoded by the coding sequence ATGAGTACTAGAGTTCAAGATGGAATCCGGAGCGGATTCAAATCAGCAATCGTTGCAACGGCCGCACTGTTTGCGGGCACCTGCGTTTATGCGCAAGGCACGGCGTTCACCTACCAAGGCCAACTCGACGACGTCGGTTTTCCGGCGGATGGTAGCTATGATCTTCAATTCAAGGTTTGGGATTCGTCCGTTGGAGGTGGGCAGGTTGGAGGCACCCTCAATCAAATCGGCCTTCCCGTGGATGGCGGCTTGTTTTCCACCGAACTGGATTTCGGTGCTGTTTTCAACGGCGCGGACCGGTGGTTGGAAATCGGGGTGCAGACCAATGGCGGCGGTGGATTCACGACGCTCGCGCCGCGCACCAAGTTCACTTCGGCTCCGTATGCCGTCCGCGCAACAATCGCGGCCAGCGTGGCTGGTGGCATCAACGATGCGGATTCGAATCCCGCCAACGAGCTGAACACCAGCGTCGGGCTTGCGGGCACCACGCTGCAAGTCACGGATGCCGGCGGAACAAAGAGCGTGAACCTGGCCGCGCTGGTGAACGATGCCGATGCGAGTGCCTTTAACGAACTTAACTTCAGCGCCGGATTAACCGGTAGCACGCTGGGCATCACGGATGCCGGCGGAACGCTGAACGTTGATCTTTCACCGTTGGTGGACGACGGCGATTGGGCCTACTTCCTAGGAAGCGGTCTAAGCGGTTCGATCTACCGCAGTGGCGATGTGGCGCTGGGGCAGTATACCGATCCGGACGGCCATGGCCTGAACGTGCAGCAGTACACTGGCGGACATGGTGCCGTGCGGGGAGCAGATGGGTCTGGCGGCAGTGTGTATGCCGAAGGTTTGCTGGGCGTCTTAAGTCCAACCTTGGCGCCCGTTAGTTTTCCCGTCAGCACGGTCGTCAATGCCGGTGTGGTCGGCATCAAGCACGACCTGGGTAGCGACGGGGCCGCCGTTGCGGGTTGGAACAAGGATTCCGGCAACGTCAACTATGGCGCCGCGTTCGTGGCCGACGGTGCCGGAACGCAAAACATTGCGCTCTATGCCCGGGCCGAAAACGGTGCGGAAAACCTGGCCGGTTCGTTCGAGGGCGGCGTTGCTGTCGATGGCAACATGGCTATCGCTGGAGACGCGTCTATCGATGGCCTGGTGGTGATCTCCAACTCACTGACCGTCTTGGAACTTCATGCACCTTCGAATCCTATTCTCGAAATGCATGGTGGTGGGGATCGGAAGGCGTGGAGCCAAGCCTACAACGATGACTTGTATATCGGCACCGATCAGCCAGGTTCCATTATCCTGTATCCGGACTTCACAACCGCCCTGGTGGCCAATGACAGTGGACAGGTGGGCATCGGTACGGCGTCAACCTTTACCGAGTTAACGGTCAATGGTTCGGTCGGTTTCCCGAACAGCACCGATCCCATGCTGTATATCAATGAGTCCGGTACCTTTAATGCTCCCCGGGCCGTTGCGTCCCACTCACCGACCTATCCAGGCTGGGGAATGTTCTATGATGACACCAAGGACTCATTCGTATTCAGCTCGGACTCGACGAACGAAAACGCTGTCGCGATGGAGGTCGCTATCGGTGGCGATTTCGTGACGATCAACACCCGCACGCGGGCAAGCGGCTATGAGCTTTCCGTGGATGGGCAGATTGCCTGCGAAGAGGTGCTGGTGCAGGATTCGGGCAGCTGGCCGGACTATGTCTTCGAACCGGACTACAACCTGCGTTCCCTGGCGGAAGTCGAGGAGCACATCAAGGCCAACAAGCGCCTGCCGGGCATCCCCTCCGCCGAGATTGTTGCGGAAGAAGGCCTGTCGATCGGGCAAATGCAAAAGCGCATGATGGAAAAGATCGAGGAACTCACGCTCTACACCATCAAGCAGGAAAAACGCATCGCCGAACTCGAAGCCCGGTTGGTCGACTAG
- a CDS encoding alpha/beta hydrolase family esterase codes for MNYSLATSAFALLLCSCQSPMRSGEQWQHGTYKRKTDIKFNGLSRSYLLHIPETMPPNGWPLVVVLHGAFSTAKEMERQSGFSALADQEGFSVAYPNGIGLFGQLQHWNAGHCCGKAAKDNVDDVGFISAVIDNAVQACPIDKNRIYLIGYSNGGMMAYRYAAEQTGRLAAAAVFAAAIDSTVEGEDDAWTPPQPTRPLPIMILHGKADDIVPLQGGASPAKANGRHYASVAAAKRFWNSNNGTTAEVRVEFLEDWGHMWPGPWFTNREDAPEAMRGYDAAKVIWNFFRPYRLL; via the coding sequence GTGAACTATTCCCTTGCCACCAGCGCCTTCGCCTTGTTGCTCTGTTCCTGCCAGAGTCCCATGCGATCAGGAGAGCAATGGCAACACGGCACCTACAAACGAAAAACGGACATCAAGTTCAACGGACTGTCCCGCAGCTATCTTCTGCATATTCCCGAAACGATGCCACCCAACGGTTGGCCACTCGTTGTTGTGCTACATGGCGCATTCAGTACGGCGAAGGAGATGGAACGGCAAAGCGGGTTCAGCGCACTGGCCGACCAAGAGGGATTCAGCGTGGCCTATCCCAACGGCATCGGCCTGTTCGGTCAGCTTCAGCACTGGAATGCCGGGCACTGCTGTGGCAAGGCGGCAAAAGACAACGTCGATGACGTCGGCTTCATCAGCGCCGTGATCGACAATGCCGTACAGGCGTGCCCCATCGACAAAAACCGCATTTATCTGATCGGTTATTCAAACGGAGGCATGATGGCCTACCGTTATGCGGCGGAACAAACCGGACGCCTTGCCGCCGCAGCCGTATTCGCCGCAGCCATCGACAGCACCGTTGAAGGCGAAGACGATGCATGGACGCCTCCGCAGCCGACGCGCCCCCTACCCATCATGATCCTGCACGGCAAGGCCGACGACATCGTGCCGCTCCAAGGTGGCGCGAGCCCGGCAAAAGCCAATGGACGCCACTATGCCTCGGTGGCAGCGGCCAAGAGGTTTTGGAACAGCAACAATGGCACAACGGCGGAAGTACGGGTCGAGTTCCTCGAAGATTGGGGGCATATGTGGCCGGGGCCCTGGTTCACCAACCGCGAGGACGCTCCAGAAGCCATGCGCGGATATGATGCCGCAAAAGTGATCTGGAATTTTTTCCGTCCGTACCGACTACTGTAG
- a CDS encoding pseudouridine synthase — translation MQEQIRLQKYLADCGLGSRRFCETLITAGRVSVDGKTVTELGTKVAPDTQTVVCNGQTLAKEPPVTILLNKPPKVICTSDDPQGRTTVLDLLDDLPERVYTVGRLDFMSEGLIMVTNDGNLAHALMHPSHHVEKIYKVWIDVPLGYHQLKKMTRGIPNGGETLRVLAIDEGRHTKQGVEYTITLGEGKNRHIRRLMEHFDKKVFRLMRIAIGPIRLDELKPGEWRRAKPAELKLLRKAIAEKKGSNGQ, via the coding sequence ATGCAGGAACAGATACGACTTCAGAAATACCTGGCCGATTGCGGCCTCGGCTCCCGGCGCTTCTGCGAAACGCTGATCACCGCCGGACGGGTTAGTGTTGACGGAAAAACCGTCACCGAGCTCGGCACCAAGGTGGCCCCGGACACGCAGACCGTGGTTTGCAACGGCCAAACCCTGGCCAAGGAACCGCCCGTCACCATCCTGCTCAACAAACCGCCGAAGGTCATCTGCACCTCCGACGACCCGCAGGGGCGCACCACCGTGCTCGACCTGCTCGACGACCTCCCCGAACGCGTCTACACCGTCGGCCGCCTCGACTTCATGAGCGAGGGGCTGATCATGGTCACAAACGACGGAAACCTCGCCCACGCCCTGATGCACCCGAGCCACCATGTGGAAAAAATCTACAAGGTATGGATCGACGTACCTCTCGGCTACCACCAGCTCAAGAAAATGACCCGCGGCATCCCCAATGGCGGCGAAACCCTGCGCGTGCTCGCCATCGACGAAGGCCGCCACACCAAACAGGGTGTCGAATACACCATAACCCTCGGCGAAGGCAAGAACCGGCACATTCGCCGCCTAATGGAGCACTTCGACAAAAAGGTGTTCCGCCTCATGCGCATCGCCATCGGCCCCATCCGGCTCGACGAGCTCAAACCCGGCGAATGGCGCCGCGCCAAACCCGCCGAACTCAAGCTGCTCCGCAAGGCCATTGCAGAGAAAAAAGGGAGCAACGGCCAATAA